The proteins below come from a single Molothrus ater isolate BHLD 08-10-18 breed brown headed cowbird chromosome 3, BPBGC_Mater_1.1, whole genome shotgun sequence genomic window:
- the ASB3 gene encoding ankyrin repeat and SOCS box protein 3 isoform X2: protein MDFTEAYSDRCSAVGLAAREGNVEILRELINRGYSVDVPDNRRWLPIHEAAAHNSSECLKLLIDTAPADDYIHSRTFEGMCALHLSARHGSLECLRVLLEAGADLDNVTTESATTPLFLAVENKHTEVVKFLLQHGANIEGSHSWSGWNSLHQASFQGCTEIMQMLLEKGASKDCRDDFGITPLFVAAQYGQLESLRLLLSHGADVNCQAKDRATPLLIAAQEGHLDCVKLLLAAGADPNLYCNEDNWQLPIHAAAEMGHAKILELLIPVTERVCDKGEGKVSPVYSALYGGDGECLEMLLKQGFSPDAQECLDFGCRSPMCMIFQKQYYQFIDVLLKYGITLRGINLAHCLCHKKFALFRRFLRSGCSLPSEEELTDFILYSSTVQKEYKEWLPCLLLAGFNPVNFMHRIFSMSEDVLNFVLEFMNWSRLPPIVEQHLSQYKEKFTWTSKSHFAFLPSLSHLCRLEIRSLLGSERLRSERVIRELPLPACLQDYLLYLDVLRANSIPELQDCLEQGQEGAPSSHSEAQDTEEGRQ from the exons atggattTCACAGAAGCCTATTCCGACAGGTGCTCGGCCGTGGGCCTTGCAGCCAGAGAAGGCAATGTTGAGATTTTGAGGGAACTGATAAATCGGGGATACAGCGTCGATGTCCCGGATAACAGGAGGTGGCTGCCCATCCACGAAGCGGCAGCGCACAATTCCAGTGAGTGCCTGAAGCTCCTCATTGATACAG ctccagctgatgaCTACATCCACTCGAGGACGTTTGAAGGGATGTGTGCTCTGCACCTCTCAGCCCGTCACGGCTCTTTGGAATGTCTCCGGGTTCTCCTGGAAGCTGGGGCTGACCTGGACAATGTCACCACTGAATCTGCCACCACCCCACTCTTCCTAG CTGTTGAGAATAAACATACAGAGGTTGTCAAGTTCCTGCTCCAACACGGAGCAAATATTGAAGGTTCTCATTCTTGGTCTGGATGGAATTCTTTGCACCAAGCTTCCTTTCAG GGTTGCACTGAGATAATGCAAATGCTCCTGGAGAAAGGGGCCAGCAAGGACTGCCGTGATGACTTTGGAATCACCCCTCTGTTTGTGGCTGCTCAGTATGGCCAGCTGGAGAGTCTGCGCCTGCTTCTGTCCCACG GTGCGGACGTCAACTGCCAGGCCAAGGACAGGGCCACTCCCCTGCTGATTGCTGCACAGGAGGGACACCTGGACTgtgtgaagctgctgctggctgcaggggcagacCCAAACCTCTACTGCAACGAGGATAACTGGCAGTTACCCATCCATGCAGCAGCTGAGATGGGCCATGCAAA GATACTGGAGCTGCTGATTCCAGTCACTGAGCGGGTGTGTGACAAGGGCGAGGGCAAAGTGAGCCCGGTGTACTCCGCACTGTACGGCGGGGACGGCGAGtgcctggagatgctgctcaAGCAGGGCTTCAGCCCAGATGCTCAGGAGTGCCTGGACTTCGGCTGCAGGTCCCCCATGTGCATGATCTTCCAAAAGCA GTATTACCAGTTCATTGATGTCCTTCTGAAATACGGCATCACCCTGCGTGGCATCAACTTGGCTCACTGCCTGTGCCATAAGAAGTTTGCTCTGTTCCGGCGCTTCCTGAGGTCTGGCTGTTCCCTGCCCTCGGAGGAGGAATTAACAGACTTCATCCTCtacagcagcacagtgcagaaGGAATACAAGGAatggctgccctgcctgctcctggctggcttCAACCCCGTGAATTTCATGCACAG GATTTTCTCCATGAGTGAGGATGTCCTTAATTTTGTCCTGGAGTTCATGAATTGGAGCAGACTTCCTCCAATTGTGGAGCAACACCTTTCCCAATACAAGGAGAAGTTCACTTGGACTTCCAAGAGCCATTTTG ccttccttccttccctgtcccacctgtgccGCCTGGAGATCCGGTCCCTGCTGGGGAGCGAGCGCCTGCGCTCGGAGCGTGTGATCCGGGAGCTGCCGCTGCCAGCCTGCCTCCAGGACTACCTGCTCTACCTGGATGTGCTGCGAGCCAacagcatcccagagctgcaggactgcctggagcagggacaggagggagctCCTTCCAGTCACTCCGAGGCACAGGACACGGAGGAGGGACGGCAGTAA
- the ASB3 gene encoding ankyrin repeat and SOCS box protein 3 isoform X1 yields the protein MDFTEAYSDRCSAVGLAAREGNVEILRELINRGYSVDVPDNRRWLPIHEAAAHNSSECLKLLIDTAPADDYIHSRTFEGMCALHLSARHGSLECLRVLLEAGADLDNVTTESATTPLFLAVENKHTEVVKFLLQHGANIEGSHSWSGWNSLHQASFQGCTEIMQMLLEKGASKDCRDDFGITPLFVAAQYGQLESLRLLLSHGADVNCQAKDRATPLLIAAQEGHLDCVKLLLAAGADPNLYCNEDNWQLPIHAAAEMGHAKILELLIPVTERVCDKGEGKVSPVYSALYGGDGECLEMLLKQGFSPDAQECLDFGCRSPMCMIFQKQYYQFIDVLLKYGITLRGINLAHCLCHKKFALFRRFLRSGCSLPSEEELTDFILYSSTVQKEYKEWLPCLLLAGFNPVNFMHRFWIFSMSEDVLNFVLEFMNWSRLPPIVEQHLSQYKEKFTWTSKSHFAFLPSLSHLCRLEIRSLLGSERLRSERVIRELPLPACLQDYLLYLDVLRANSIPELQDCLEQGQEGAPSSHSEAQDTEEGRQ from the exons atggattTCACAGAAGCCTATTCCGACAGGTGCTCGGCCGTGGGCCTTGCAGCCAGAGAAGGCAATGTTGAGATTTTGAGGGAACTGATAAATCGGGGATACAGCGTCGATGTCCCGGATAACAGGAGGTGGCTGCCCATCCACGAAGCGGCAGCGCACAATTCCAGTGAGTGCCTGAAGCTCCTCATTGATACAG ctccagctgatgaCTACATCCACTCGAGGACGTTTGAAGGGATGTGTGCTCTGCACCTCTCAGCCCGTCACGGCTCTTTGGAATGTCTCCGGGTTCTCCTGGAAGCTGGGGCTGACCTGGACAATGTCACCACTGAATCTGCCACCACCCCACTCTTCCTAG CTGTTGAGAATAAACATACAGAGGTTGTCAAGTTCCTGCTCCAACACGGAGCAAATATTGAAGGTTCTCATTCTTGGTCTGGATGGAATTCTTTGCACCAAGCTTCCTTTCAG GGTTGCACTGAGATAATGCAAATGCTCCTGGAGAAAGGGGCCAGCAAGGACTGCCGTGATGACTTTGGAATCACCCCTCTGTTTGTGGCTGCTCAGTATGGCCAGCTGGAGAGTCTGCGCCTGCTTCTGTCCCACG GTGCGGACGTCAACTGCCAGGCCAAGGACAGGGCCACTCCCCTGCTGATTGCTGCACAGGAGGGACACCTGGACTgtgtgaagctgctgctggctgcaggggcagacCCAAACCTCTACTGCAACGAGGATAACTGGCAGTTACCCATCCATGCAGCAGCTGAGATGGGCCATGCAAA GATACTGGAGCTGCTGATTCCAGTCACTGAGCGGGTGTGTGACAAGGGCGAGGGCAAAGTGAGCCCGGTGTACTCCGCACTGTACGGCGGGGACGGCGAGtgcctggagatgctgctcaAGCAGGGCTTCAGCCCAGATGCTCAGGAGTGCCTGGACTTCGGCTGCAGGTCCCCCATGTGCATGATCTTCCAAAAGCA GTATTACCAGTTCATTGATGTCCTTCTGAAATACGGCATCACCCTGCGTGGCATCAACTTGGCTCACTGCCTGTGCCATAAGAAGTTTGCTCTGTTCCGGCGCTTCCTGAGGTCTGGCTGTTCCCTGCCCTCGGAGGAGGAATTAACAGACTTCATCCTCtacagcagcacagtgcagaaGGAATACAAGGAatggctgccctgcctgctcctggctggcttCAACCCCGTGAATTTCATGCACAGGTTCTG GATTTTCTCCATGAGTGAGGATGTCCTTAATTTTGTCCTGGAGTTCATGAATTGGAGCAGACTTCCTCCAATTGTGGAGCAACACCTTTCCCAATACAAGGAGAAGTTCACTTGGACTTCCAAGAGCCATTTTG ccttccttccttccctgtcccacctgtgccGCCTGGAGATCCGGTCCCTGCTGGGGAGCGAGCGCCTGCGCTCGGAGCGTGTGATCCGGGAGCTGCCGCTGCCAGCCTGCCTCCAGGACTACCTGCTCTACCTGGATGTGCTGCGAGCCAacagcatcccagagctgcaggactgcctggagcagggacaggagggagctCCTTCCAGTCACTCCGAGGCACAGGACACGGAGGAGGGACGGCAGTAA
- the MALL gene encoding MAL-like protein, with protein sequence MASVGPSAASTQPDLPSGAAVFKTIPYAFILPEIVCGTWVWILVAATSVSLPLLQGWVMYVSLTSCLISLLLLLSYLLGFHRNSENWKVLDSLYHGTTAILYMSAAVLQANATINSEFGVNVNYQLNSAASFFAFLTTFLYILHAFSIYYQ encoded by the exons ATGGCCTCGGTGGGTCCCTCCGCAGCCTCCACGCAGCCCGACCTGCCCTCCGGAGCCGCCGTCTTCAAAACCATCCCCTACGCCTTCATCCTGCCGGAGATC GTCTGCGGGACCTGGGTGTGGATCCTCGTCGCTGCTACCTCCGTCTCCTTGCcgctgctgcagggatgggtgaTGTACGTGTCCCTCACCTCCTGCCtcatctccctgctgctcctcttaaGCTACCTCCTCGGCTTCCACAGGAACAGCGAGAACTGGAAAGTGCTG GACAGTTTGTACCATGGCACCACGGCCATTCTGTACATGAGCGCCGCTGTCCTGCAGGCCAACGCCACCATCAACTCTGAGTTCGGCGTCAACGTCAACTACCAACTCAACAGCGCTGCATCG TTCTTCGCCTTCCTCACGACCTTCCTGTACATCCTCCACGCCTTCAGCATCTACTACCAGTGA